In Scatophagus argus isolate fScaArg1 chromosome 7, fScaArg1.pri, whole genome shotgun sequence, a genomic segment contains:
- the slc25a18 gene encoding mitochondrial glutamate carrier 1: protein MAEKKVSLPAKLINGGVAGLVGVTCVFPIDLAKTRLQNQQGVQVYKGMLDCLGKTIRSEGYFGCYRGAAVNLTLVTPEKAIKLAANDVFRQKLSKDGHLPLWGEVLAGCGAGTCQVVVTTPMEMLKIQLQDAGRLAAQRPVPTPAQATAAAPGPAPSLVAPPPARPSPPPRPSATGITAELLKTRGLAGLYRGAGATLMRDVPFSMIYFPLFANLNALGQERVGNVQGRAPLWQSFVAGCTAGSVAAVAVTPLDVIKTRLQTLQKGEGEDTYRGIIDCTRRIMRREGPAAFLKGATCRALVIAPLFGIAQGVYFLGIGEAVIGLLE from the exons ATGGCGGAGAAGAAAGTTAG CCTCCCTGCTAAGCTGATTAATGGGGGAGTGGCAGGCCTGGTTGGTGTGACATGTGTATTTCCTATTGACCTGGCCAAGACCCGCCTACAGAACCAGCAGGGCGTTCAAGTCTACAAGGGAAT gCTGGACTGTCTGGGGAAGACAATTCGCTCTGAGGGCTATTTTGGATGCTACAGAG GTGCAGCAGTGAACCTCACTCTTGTCACACCAGAAAAAGCCATCAAGCTGGCTGCCAATGACGTCTTCAGACAGAAGCTCTCAAAGGATGG GCATTTGCCCCTCTGGGGGGAGGTACTGGCAGGGTGTGGGGCTGGGACCTGTCAGGTGGTGGTTACCACTCCCATGGAGATGCTTAAGATCCAGCTGCAGGACGCGGGAAGGCTTG CTGCCCAGAGGCCTGTTCCAACTCCAGCTCaggctactgctgctgctcctggtCCAGCTCCATCATTGGTGGCGCCCCCACCTGCGCGACCCAGTCCTCCACCTCGGCCCTCAGCCACAGGCATTACTGCAGAGCTGTTGAAGACTCGTGGACTGGCAGGCCTTTACAGGGGTGCAGGAGCCACCTTAATGAg GGATGTCCCCTTCTCAATGATCTACTTTCCGCTGTTTGCCAACCTGAATGCACTAGGCCAGGAAAGAGTGGGTAACGTGCAGGGCCGGGCCCCTTTATGGCAGTCTTTTGTGGCAGGCTGCACCGCAGGCTCAGTAGCAGCTGTGGCTGTAACACCGCTGGATG TCATAAAGACTCGTCTGCAGACCTTGCAAAAAGGTGAAGGGGAGGACACATACAGAGGAATTATTGATTGCACACG GCGCATCATGAGGCGGGAAGGCCCAGCAGCATTCCTGAAGGGTGCGACATGTCGTGCTTTGGTCATCGCTCCTCTTTTTGGCATTGCACAGGGTGTCTACTTTCTTGGGATAGGGGAGGCAGTGATTGGTTTGCTGGAATAG
- the atp6v1e1a gene encoding V-type proton ATPase subunit E 1a isoform X1: protein MALTDADVQKQIKHMMAFIEQEAKEKVEEIDAKAEEEFNIEKGRLVQTQRVKIMEYYEKKEKQIEQHKKIQMSNLMNQARLKVLKARDDMVTDLLNEARKRLAEIAKDPARYSTLLEGLVLQGFYQLLEPKVTIRCRQQDVEMVQAAVNKNIPIYKEAVNSNIVVKIDQERFLPSDICGGVEVYNDNGKIKVSNTLECRIELIAQQMMPEIRVELFGANPNRKFTD from the exons ATGGCACTCACCGATGCTGACGTACAGAAACAG ATCAAACACATGATGGCCTTCATTGAACAAGAGGCCAAAGAGAAGGTTGAGGAAATTGATGCTAAG GCGGAGGAAGAGTTCAACATCGAAAAGGGTCGTCTGGTGCAGACTCAGCGGGTGAAAATCATGGAGTACTACgagaagaaggagaagcagaTTGAACAGCATAAGAAAAT CCAGATGTCCAACCTGATGAACCAAGCGAGGCTGAAGGTCCTGAAGGCCCGTGACGACATGGTCACG GATTTGTTGAATGAGGCTCGTAAACGGCTTGCAGAGATTGCCAAGGACCCTGCTCGGTACTCTACCCTATTGGAGGGTCTGGTGCTTCAG ggaTTCTATCAACTGCTGGAACCTAAGGTCACCATTCGATGCCGACAGCAGGATGTCGAAATGGTTCAG GCTGCAGTTAATAAGAACATCCCTATTTACAAAGAGGCAGTGAATAGCAACATAGTCGTCAAAATCGACCAGGAGCGTTTTCTTCCATCGGACAT TTGTGGAGGAGTTGAAGTATATAATGATAATGGAAAGATCAAGGTTTCGAACACGTTGGAGTGCAGGATAGAACTTATAGCCCAACAG ATGATGCCTGAGATCAGAGTGGAGTTGTTCGGTGCCAACCCCAATCGCAAGTTCACGGATTAA
- the atp6v1e1a gene encoding V-type proton ATPase subunit E 1a isoform X2, which translates to MALTDADVQKQIKHMMAFIEQEAKEKVEEIDAKAEEEFNIEKGRLVQTQRVKIMEYYEKKEKQIEQHKKIQMSNLMNQARLKVLKARDDMVTDLLNEARKRLAEIAKDPARYSTLLEGLVLQGFYQLLEPKVTIRCRQQDVEMVQAAVNKNIPIYKEAVNSNIVVKIDQERFLPSDICGGVEVYNDNGKIKVSNTLECRIELIAQQSVCF; encoded by the exons ATGGCACTCACCGATGCTGACGTACAGAAACAG ATCAAACACATGATGGCCTTCATTGAACAAGAGGCCAAAGAGAAGGTTGAGGAAATTGATGCTAAG GCGGAGGAAGAGTTCAACATCGAAAAGGGTCGTCTGGTGCAGACTCAGCGGGTGAAAATCATGGAGTACTACgagaagaaggagaagcagaTTGAACAGCATAAGAAAAT CCAGATGTCCAACCTGATGAACCAAGCGAGGCTGAAGGTCCTGAAGGCCCGTGACGACATGGTCACG GATTTGTTGAATGAGGCTCGTAAACGGCTTGCAGAGATTGCCAAGGACCCTGCTCGGTACTCTACCCTATTGGAGGGTCTGGTGCTTCAG ggaTTCTATCAACTGCTGGAACCTAAGGTCACCATTCGATGCCGACAGCAGGATGTCGAAATGGTTCAG GCTGCAGTTAATAAGAACATCCCTATTTACAAAGAGGCAGTGAATAGCAACATAGTCGTCAAAATCGACCAGGAGCGTTTTCTTCCATCGGACAT TTGTGGAGGAGTTGAAGTATATAATGATAATGGAAAGATCAAGGTTTCGAACACGTTGGAGTGCAGGATAGAACTTATAGCCCAACAG AGTGTGTGCTTCTGA